The Cloeon dipterum chromosome 3, ieCloDipt1.1, whole genome shotgun sequence genome includes a region encoding these proteins:
- the Fer1HCH gene encoding ferritin heavy chain, with translation MMLILGSFIVVALLGHNVEVSAKDSCAFPTYTFSNNSKDWNNMKASCVALVEKQVQVELHASMTYLAMGAHFSRDTVNRPGFAKLFFEAASEEREHATKFLKYLSMRGQLTKNLGDIIQKIDPLKEFWENGVSALEDALSLEVHVTRAIKHIIKKCDEEPNDYHFVDYLTTEFLDEQHKGQRDLAGKLTTLGKMKNGPQRELAEFLFDKKLLNGEV, from the exons ATGATGCTGATATTAGGCTCGTTCATCGTTGTCGCTCTTCTGGGCCACAATGTTGAGGTGTCCGCAAAGGATTCGT GTGCGTTCCCTACTTACACATTTTCCAACAATTCTAAAGATTGGAACAATATGAAAGCGTCCTGTGTTGCATTAGTGGAGAAGCAGGTGCAAGTGGAGTTACATGCTTCAATGACTTACCTTGCAATG GGTGCCCACTTTTCGCGAGACACGGTCAACAGGCCAGGTTTCGCCAAACTTTTCTTTGAAGCTGCAAGCGAAGAACGAGAACACGCCACCAAGTTCCTTAAGTACCTTTCCATGCGAGGCCAGCTGACGAAGAACCTCGGAGACataattcagaaaatt GATCCTTTGAAAGAGTTCTGGGAGAACGGCGTGAGCGCACTGGAGGATGCCCTCAGTCTCGAGGTGCACGTCACTCGTGCAATCAAACATATCATCAAAAAATGCGACGAAGAACCCAATGACTACCAC TTCGTAGACTATCTGACGACCGAATTCCTCGATGAGCAACACAAGGGACAGCGGGACCTTGCGGGCAAGCTGACTACCTTGGGCAAAATGAAGAATGGACCTCAAAGAGAGCTCGCAGAGTTCTTGTTCGACAAGAAACTGCTCAATGGCGAAGTTTGA
- the Fer2LCH gene encoding ferritin light chain, translating into MKLQVVVIACLVAAAVAAEDSSKNFCFADVDKKCNSQPAKTETEHCNAKYGAFLKLKNVTESDPVSDFVHANLVNNFQYLMLATHFSNYEKNRPGFEKLYRDLSDEAWNGAIEMIKYTTKRGGRVFFEGRFDSSAIKMVVEQHELGSLAKAVDLQKTLAQEAHDLHRIFSSDELYDPDASSFLENHFLGKHSEAIRVLSGHTHDLKRMILPGKDEVNSLSAFMFDEYLQNL; encoded by the exons ATGAAATTACAAGTAGTGGTGATTGCGTGCCTGGTGGCAGCGGCCGTCGCCGCTGAGGACTCGTCgaaaaatttttgctttgcagatgtggacaaaaaatgcaatagcc AGCCAGCAAAAACTGAAACTGAACACTGCAATGCGAAGTACGGTGCCTtcttgaagttaaaaaatgtgacaGAATCTGATCCCGTATCCGACTTTGTGCACGCAAATTTGGTCAACAATTTCCAATACTTGATGCTCGCCACACACTTCAGCAACTATGAGAAAAATCGTCCTGGTTTCGAGAAACTGTACCGCGACCTGTCCGACGAGGCGTGGAATGGCGCCATCGAGATGATCAAATATACAACCAAGAGGGGTGGAAGAGTATTCTTCGAGGGTAGATTTGATAGCAGCGCTATCAag ATGGTGGTCGAGCAACACGAGCTTGGCAGTCTGGCCAAGGCGGTTGACTTGCAGAAGACCCTGGCCCAAGAGGCGCACGACCTTCACAGAATATTTTCCTCTGACGAACTATACGATCCTGAT gCGTCATCCTTCTTGGAGAACCACTTCTTGGGCAAGCATTCTGAGGCCATCCGCGTCCTTTCAGGGCACACCCACGACCTTAAGAGAATGATCCTACCTGGCAAGGATGAAGTAAACAGTTTATCTGCTTTCATGTTTGATGAAtatctgcaaaatttataa